The following are encoded in a window of Rubellicoccus peritrichatus genomic DNA:
- a CDS encoding bifunctional nuclease family protein, with protein MQSDVVEVSVKGVMPTSNGCAIFLGCDEKTFVIYVDQNIGNAISMTINDVKKERPLTHDLISSIFQGLGVKVERIIINDVDEGTFFARLILTMQNELGTKVLEIDARPSDSMVLALQTKRPIYVARKVLDNVEDMTEILERILKQQG; from the coding sequence ATGCAATCGGATGTTGTTGAAGTCAGTGTTAAAGGGGTCATGCCGACCTCCAATGGCTGTGCTATCTTTCTGGGCTGCGATGAGAAGACTTTTGTCATCTACGTAGACCAGAATATCGGCAACGCCATATCCATGACGATCAATGACGTTAAAAAAGAGCGACCGCTGACCCATGACCTGATCTCAAGCATTTTCCAGGGACTGGGCGTAAAAGTTGAGCGAATAATCATCAACGACGTCGATGAAGGCACCTTTTTTGCCCGCTTGATCCTGACTATGCAAAATGAGCTTGGCACAAAGGTATTGGAGATTGATGCCCGCCCCAGTGATTCCATGGTTCTGGCCCTGCAAACAAAACGACCAATCTATGTCGCACGTAAGGTTTTGGACAATGTCGAGGATATGACGGAAATCCTGGAGCGCATCCTAAAGCAGCAGGGATAG
- the radC gene encoding RadC family protein: MNIYKAPRLSEMAVSERPQERLEQHGAKALSDTELLAMILRSGSRELDVLGLSSALLSRAGSLAGLLLWSETDFKRIKGIGQVKALQLITIMEMARRISRHNTNPEKPLDTPESVYNLLEPEALGMEIEKFWMLCLNRKNRLIKLIEVTSGTASASLIHPREAFREAIRHGACSVIAAHNHPSGDPSPSRADIQVTRQLREAGSVIDIPLLDHVIVGNRQHDPNGEGYYSFSEAGLL, encoded by the coding sequence ATGAATATCTACAAAGCACCGCGCCTTAGCGAAATGGCCGTCTCCGAGCGGCCGCAAGAAAGACTCGAGCAGCATGGAGCCAAAGCCCTCTCAGACACCGAGCTGCTCGCCATGATCCTAAGAAGCGGAAGTCGTGAATTGGATGTCCTGGGATTATCTTCCGCACTCCTGTCACGAGCAGGAAGCCTGGCTGGGCTATTACTCTGGTCTGAGACTGATTTCAAAAGGATAAAGGGTATTGGCCAGGTAAAAGCATTGCAGCTCATAACGATAATGGAGATGGCTCGTCGCATCTCACGCCACAACACTAATCCGGAAAAACCACTCGATACCCCCGAAAGCGTATATAATCTCCTTGAACCGGAAGCATTGGGGATGGAAATAGAAAAATTCTGGATGCTTTGCCTGAATCGAAAAAATCGCCTGATCAAACTTATTGAAGTCACTTCAGGGACTGCATCAGCCAGCCTGATTCATCCACGCGAGGCCTTTCGAGAAGCTATTCGCCATGGGGCATGCTCAGTCATTGCCGCTCATAATCATCCAAGTGGTGATCCATCACCCAGCCGGGCGGATATCCAGGTAACACGTCAGCTTCGCGAAGCCGGCTCCGTCATCGATATTCCGCTGCTTGATCATGTAATCGTCGGCAATCGACAACACGATCCCAATGGCGAAGGCTATTATAGTTTTAGTGAAGCAGGACTTTTGTGA
- a CDS encoding ThuA domain-containing protein has protein sequence MSKLRVCVWHEFVHEKKNQTVKELYPDGMHTVIAEGLREYDADAFEVSTATLQEPEHGLTEERLAEIDVLLWWGHCAHGDVSDEVVDRVQRRVLQGMGLIVLHSGHFAKIFKRLLGTSCALKWREAGERERLWVCNPGHPIVEGIGECIELEQTEMYGEPFGIPSPDEQIFISWFEGGEVFRSGCTWFRGNGRIFYFRPGHETYPIYYNEDVRKVLGNAVKWAAPQGNWAGAMDAPNVPVEKAPEPITAKGGSLHEAGQAGFR, from the coding sequence ATGTCAAAACTCCGCGTCTGCGTCTGGCACGAATTTGTGCACGAAAAGAAGAACCAAACTGTCAAAGAGCTTTACCCTGATGGCATGCATACAGTTATTGCTGAAGGATTAAGGGAGTATGATGCGGATGCCTTTGAAGTGTCTACTGCGACCTTGCAGGAGCCGGAACACGGTTTGACAGAGGAACGTTTGGCCGAGATTGATGTTTTACTTTGGTGGGGCCACTGTGCACATGGCGATGTTTCCGATGAAGTTGTTGATCGCGTGCAACGCCGAGTGCTTCAGGGAATGGGACTTATTGTTCTGCACTCAGGACATTTCGCGAAGATTTTTAAACGTCTGCTCGGTACTTCCTGTGCTTTGAAATGGCGAGAAGCTGGAGAGCGAGAGCGCCTGTGGGTTTGTAACCCTGGCCACCCAATTGTGGAAGGCATTGGTGAATGCATCGAGCTTGAGCAGACTGAAATGTATGGTGAGCCATTTGGAATTCCGAGTCCCGACGAGCAGATTTTTATCTCATGGTTCGAAGGTGGGGAAGTTTTTCGTTCTGGTTGCACTTGGTTCCGCGGCAACGGCAGAATTTTTTATTTCCGCCCTGGCCATGAAACCTACCCGATTTATTACAATGAAGACGTAAGGAAGGTCCTTGGTAATGCGGTGAAATGGGCAGCCCCACAAGGAAATTGGGCCGGTGCAATGGATGCCCCCAATGTTCCAGTGGAGAAGGCACCTGAGCCAATCACTGCCAAGGGTGGCTCATTGCACGAGGCAGGCCAGGCGGGCTTTCGCTGA
- the hisH gene encoding imidazole glycerol phosphate synthase subunit HisH translates to MKRPDIVVIDPGMGNLRSVTKAWEHAGASVRLLDSPDDVGQPEALVFPGQGGMSHCMQALAASGFDVFIKDWIEADRPFFGICLGLQALFESSDEGETAGLGVFSGSVRRFQLGREYKIPHMGWNAAQFRDEETPVDRGLSRTGDQFYFVHSYHVETADKSLIWSETDYGYRFVSAINRGRCYATQFHPEKSQTKGLQIYRNFVDSL, encoded by the coding sequence ATGAAACGACCCGACATCGTCGTGATTGACCCTGGAATGGGGAATTTGCGAAGTGTAACCAAAGCTTGGGAGCATGCCGGTGCTTCTGTACGCTTGTTGGACTCCCCTGACGACGTTGGTCAACCTGAGGCACTTGTTTTTCCTGGGCAGGGTGGGATGAGTCACTGCATGCAGGCACTTGCAGCAAGTGGTTTTGATGTGTTTATCAAAGACTGGATCGAAGCGGATCGTCCATTCTTTGGTATCTGCCTTGGACTTCAGGCTCTTTTTGAATCTTCTGACGAAGGCGAGACTGCTGGTCTTGGCGTTTTTTCAGGTAGCGTCAGACGTTTCCAACTCGGTAGGGAATACAAGATTCCCCATATGGGCTGGAATGCAGCTCAGTTTCGAGATGAAGAGACACCAGTGGATCGAGGGCTGTCACGCACTGGTGACCAATTTTATTTCGTCCATAGTTATCATGTTGAAACGGCCGATAAGTCTTTAATCTGGTCTGAAACCGATTATGGATATCGATTCGTGAGTGCGATTAACCGCGGCCGTTGCTATGCTACACAATTTCACCCGGAAAAAAGCCAGACGAAGGGCTTGCAAATTTACCGCAATTTTGTGGACTCGCTTTAG